A single region of the Arthrobacter sp. V1I7 genome encodes:
- a CDS encoding carbon starvation CstA family protein, with protein MGTMPDGTPKNLQVVDGITPDPELPPTSVDDSVREAEERKWTPAKIAIWVAISLLGAVAWFMLAIVRGETVNAIWFVFAAVCTYLIGYRFYSKFIERHLLKPNDRRATPAEYKADGKDYVRTDRNVLFGHHFAAIAGAGPLVGPIIAAQMGYLPGTIWIIIGVVLAGAVQDYLVMFFSMRRGGRSLGQMAREELGVVGGTAALIATLLIMVIIVAILALVVVNALAESPWGVFSVGMTIPIALFMGVYLRFLRPGRIMEVSLIGFVLLMAAIIGGGVVAGTEWGAALFTLDKVTLAWAIIIYGFIAAILPVWLLLAPRDYLSTFMKIGVIVMLALAVIVVRPEINVPAFSEFASRDNGPVFPGALFPFLFVTIACGALSGFHALISSGTTPKLIEKERQSRYIGYGGMLMESFVAIMALVAAISIDRGLYFAMNAPAALTGGTAETAAAWVNSLGLSGVNISPSLLTDTAANVGEESIVSRTGGAPTLAVGLAHIMQQFIGGTALMSFWYHFAIMFEALFILTAVDAGTRVARFMLQDSIGNFLPKFKEHSWRPGAWFATAVMVGAWGAVLLMGVTDPLGGINTLFPLFGIANQLLAAIALSVCLAIAAKRGSFKYLWIVALPLAFAAVVTITASYQKIFSSTPAVGYFANNAAFSKALAEGETSFGTARTVPAMEAVVRNTAIQGWLSVIFVVLSIIVITTALLATYKAIRNTRAGVTNKDHEDPALPARVFAPAGPVPTPSERELLAEWNKLPADKRFEKAAHH; from the coding sequence ATGGGCACAATGCCAGATGGCACGCCAAAAAACTTACAGGTCGTGGACGGCATCACGCCGGATCCGGAGCTGCCGCCCACGTCCGTGGACGACTCGGTCCGCGAAGCCGAGGAGCGCAAATGGACGCCCGCCAAGATCGCCATCTGGGTGGCAATTTCCCTGCTGGGCGCCGTTGCCTGGTTCATGCTGGCGATTGTCCGCGGTGAAACCGTCAACGCGATTTGGTTTGTCTTTGCAGCGGTCTGCACCTACCTGATCGGCTACCGCTTCTACTCCAAGTTCATTGAGCGCCACCTGCTCAAGCCGAACGACCGCCGCGCCACCCCGGCCGAATACAAGGCCGACGGCAAAGACTACGTCCGCACGGACCGCAACGTCCTGTTCGGCCACCACTTCGCCGCCATCGCCGGCGCAGGCCCGCTGGTCGGCCCGATCATCGCCGCCCAGATGGGGTACCTCCCGGGGACGATCTGGATCATCATCGGCGTCGTTCTCGCCGGCGCCGTCCAGGACTACCTCGTGATGTTCTTCTCGATGCGCCGCGGTGGACGCTCGCTGGGCCAGATGGCCCGCGAGGAACTCGGCGTCGTCGGCGGGACCGCGGCCTTGATCGCCACGCTCCTCATCATGGTCATTATTGTCGCCATCCTGGCCCTCGTCGTCGTGAACGCCCTGGCCGAGAGCCCCTGGGGTGTCTTCTCCGTCGGCATGACCATCCCGATCGCGCTCTTCATGGGCGTCTACCTGCGCTTCCTCCGGCCCGGGAGGATCATGGAAGTTTCCCTGATCGGTTTCGTGCTGCTGATGGCCGCCATCATCGGCGGCGGCGTCGTCGCGGGCACCGAGTGGGGTGCCGCGCTCTTTACGCTGGACAAGGTCACCCTCGCCTGGGCCATCATCATCTACGGCTTCATCGCCGCGATCCTGCCGGTGTGGCTGCTGCTGGCCCCGCGTGACTATCTCTCCACCTTCATGAAGATCGGCGTGATTGTGATGCTGGCGCTGGCCGTCATCGTGGTCCGCCCTGAGATCAACGTCCCGGCCTTCAGCGAGTTCGCCAGCCGTGACAATGGTCCGGTCTTCCCGGGCGCGCTGTTCCCGTTCCTGTTCGTCACGATTGCGTGCGGCGCCCTCTCCGGCTTCCACGCACTGATCTCCTCTGGTACGACGCCGAAGCTGATCGAGAAGGAACGCCAGAGCCGCTACATCGGTTACGGCGGCATGCTGATGGAGTCCTTCGTGGCCATCATGGCCCTCGTTGCGGCCATCTCGATCGACCGTGGACTGTACTTTGCCATGAACGCTCCGGCCGCCCTCACCGGTGGTACCGCGGAAACTGCCGCTGCCTGGGTCAACAGCCTCGGCCTCTCCGGCGTGAACATCAGCCCCAGCCTGCTCACCGATACGGCTGCCAACGTCGGCGAGGAAAGCATCGTCTCCCGCACCGGCGGCGCTCCCACCCTGGCAGTGGGCCTGGCCCACATCATGCAGCAGTTCATCGGCGGCACCGCCTTGATGAGCTTCTGGTACCACTTCGCCATCATGTTCGAGGCGTTGTTCATCCTGACCGCCGTCGACGCCGGTACCCGCGTCGCGCGCTTCATGCTGCAGGACTCGATCGGCAACTTCCTCCCGAAGTTCAAGGAGCACTCCTGGCGGCCTGGCGCCTGGTTCGCCACGGCCGTCATGGTGGGCGCCTGGGGTGCGGTGCTCCTGATGGGTGTGACTGACCCGTTGGGCGGCATCAACACGCTGTTCCCGCTGTTCGGCATCGCCAACCAGCTGCTGGCCGCCATCGCCCTGTCCGTCTGCCTCGCCATCGCGGCGAAGCGCGGTTCCTTCAAGTACCTCTGGATTGTGGCACTCCCGCTGGCCTTCGCGGCCGTGGTAACCATCACAGCCAGCTACCAGAAGATCTTCTCCTCCACTCCGGCTGTCGGCTACTTCGCCAACAACGCGGCGTTCTCCAAGGCCCTCGCCGAAGGCGAGACCTCCTTCGGCACAGCCAGGACGGTGCCTGCCATGGAGGCCGTAGTGCGCAACACGGCGATCCAGGGCTGGCTCTCGGTCATCTTCGTGGTGCTCAGCATCATCGTCATCACGACGGCGTTGCTGGCCACCTACAAGGCGATCCGCAACACCAGGGCCGGCGTGACCAACAAGGATCACGAGGACCCCGCACTGCCGGCCCGCGTTTTCGCTCCGGCTGGCCCGGTACCCACTCCGTCCGAGCGTGAGCTCCTGGCCGAGTGGAACAAGCTCCCGGCGGATAAGCGGTTCGAAAAGGCCGCGCACCACTGA
- a CDS encoding YbdD/YjiX family protein, producing the protein MNAVVESLRGFARYLGGVMGADAYAKYLEHHAGSGHEDPPLTEREFWRDHTDRQDSNPQGRCC; encoded by the coding sequence ATGAACGCAGTGGTTGAGAGCCTTCGGGGCTTCGCCCGCTATCTGGGCGGGGTGATGGGTGCGGATGCGTACGCGAAGTACCTGGAACACCACGCAGGCTCGGGCCACGAAGACCCGCCGCTGACGGAGCGCGAGTTCTGGCGGGACCACACGGACCGCCAGGACAGCAACCCGCAGGGTCGGTGCTGCTGA
- a CDS encoding NAD(P)H-quinone oxidoreductase, whose protein sequence is MKAVYISEPGGPEVLEVREVPAPEPGPGEVLIDVVAAGLNRADVQQRKGHYPPPPGASEIPGLEVSGRIAGFGPGVTKPFSVGDKVVALLAGGGYAQQVAVAAGQVLRVPEGVDLVTAASLPEVAATVYSNLIMTAQLQPGETVLIHGATGGIGTMAIQLAKALGAVVATTAGTAEKVGTAKAFLGADIAINYAEEDFPESLRAQNGGKGADVILDVVGAKYLSGNVDALADYGRLVVIGLQGGSKAELDLGQLLRKRAAIIATALRPRPAEEKTVIMNAVRDAVWPLLADGRIRPLVAKTFPLDQVQTAHSYFDSGDHVGKILLVM, encoded by the coding sequence ATGAAGGCTGTCTACATCTCCGAGCCCGGCGGCCCCGAGGTCCTGGAAGTACGCGAGGTCCCGGCCCCGGAGCCAGGCCCGGGAGAAGTGCTGATCGATGTCGTCGCCGCGGGGCTTAACCGCGCCGACGTCCAACAGCGCAAGGGCCACTACCCGCCACCGCCCGGCGCCTCGGAAATCCCCGGTCTGGAGGTGTCCGGCCGGATCGCTGGCTTCGGGCCCGGAGTCACGAAGCCCTTCTCGGTGGGGGACAAGGTTGTGGCGCTGCTGGCCGGCGGCGGTTACGCCCAGCAGGTCGCCGTCGCGGCCGGGCAGGTCTTGAGGGTTCCCGAGGGCGTTGACCTGGTCACGGCTGCCTCCCTGCCGGAGGTCGCGGCCACGGTCTACTCCAACCTGATCATGACCGCCCAGCTGCAACCGGGCGAGACGGTGCTCATTCACGGAGCCACGGGCGGCATCGGCACCATGGCCATCCAGCTCGCGAAGGCCCTCGGTGCCGTGGTGGCCACGACCGCGGGCACGGCCGAGAAGGTCGGCACCGCGAAGGCTTTCCTCGGCGCCGACATCGCGATCAACTATGCCGAGGAGGACTTTCCGGAGAGCCTGCGTGCACAGAACGGCGGAAAGGGTGCGGACGTCATCCTCGACGTCGTCGGGGCCAAGTACCTCAGCGGGAACGTCGACGCGCTGGCCGACTACGGGCGGCTCGTCGTGATCGGGTTGCAAGGGGGGAGCAAGGCAGAGCTGGACCTTGGCCAGCTGCTGCGCAAGCGGGCGGCCATCATTGCGACGGCACTGCGGCCGCGCCCGGCTGAGGAAAAGACCGTAATCATGAACGCGGTCCGGGACGCCGTTTGGCCGCTGCTCGCCGACGGCCGGATCCGGCCGCTGGTGGCCAAAACGTTCCCGCTGGACCAGGTCCAGACCGCGCACAGCTACTTCGACTCCGGCGACCACGTTGGCAAGATCCTCCTCGTGATGTAG
- a CDS encoding bacterial proteasome activator family protein codes for MSDPNATQPAEDVAVEGTTLDEAIAPTPGAGQQPGPAGQPGQPGQPGQPAVPEPHGHPDGGQPGAPRPKGSQLQDLVDEPAKVMRIGTMMKQLLDEVKSAPLDDAARARLAGIHERSIKELEDGLAPELVEELERINLPFSEDATPSDAELRIAQAQLVGWLEGLFHGIQTALAAQHAAREHAAVQRQLRQLPPGTVIAPGVVIGENGEPQRAGAPGSGADHTSPSERADPDHGPGQYL; via the coding sequence ATGAGCGATCCGAACGCCACCCAGCCTGCCGAAGACGTTGCCGTCGAGGGCACCACCCTGGACGAGGCCATTGCCCCGACCCCGGGCGCAGGGCAGCAACCGGGACCGGCCGGGCAACCGGGGCAGCCCGGGCAGCCGGGGCAGCCCGCGGTGCCGGAACCGCACGGTCACCCGGACGGCGGGCAGCCCGGAGCCCCGCGTCCCAAGGGCAGCCAACTGCAGGACCTCGTGGATGAGCCCGCCAAGGTCATGCGGATTGGAACCATGATGAAGCAGCTGCTGGACGAGGTTAAGTCGGCGCCGCTGGATGATGCGGCTCGGGCCCGTCTTGCCGGAATCCATGAACGCTCGATCAAGGAGCTTGAGGACGGCCTCGCGCCCGAGCTAGTTGAGGAGCTCGAACGGATCAATCTTCCCTTCTCCGAGGACGCCACGCCCTCGGATGCCGAACTCCGGATCGCCCAGGCCCAGCTGGTCGGCTGGCTCGAAGGCCTCTTCCATGGCATCCAGACGGCCCTCGCGGCGCAGCACGCAGCACGGGAACACGCCGCCGTCCAGCGCCAGCTTCGCCAGTTGCCACCCGGAACGGTGATCGCTCCGGGCGTCGTCATCGGCGAAAACGGTGAACCCCAGCGGGCGGGCGCGCCCGGGTCCGGGGCTGACCACACCTCGCCGTCAGAACGCGCCGATCCGGACCACGGTCCCGGCCAGTACCTCTAG
- a CDS encoding PadR family transcriptional regulator gives MSIRHSLLALLHEGPRYGYRLKSEFEDRTGASWPLNIGQVYTTLDRLERDDLVRKEGADGEGHVIYRITAKGQTEVSSWFSSPVSRAAPPRNELAIKLALGLTLPGVDVGAIIQAQRGVSIRALQDYTKARRDTAAQHRPADTARLLVLDSLIFQTEAEVRWLDLCEARLMQLANPPR, from the coding sequence ATGTCGATACGCCACAGTCTCCTCGCGCTGCTGCATGAGGGCCCCCGCTACGGCTACCGGCTGAAAAGCGAGTTCGAGGATCGGACGGGCGCCTCCTGGCCGCTGAACATCGGACAGGTCTATACGACGCTGGACCGGCTGGAACGTGACGACCTCGTACGAAAAGAGGGCGCGGACGGCGAAGGCCACGTGATCTATCGCATCACTGCGAAAGGGCAGACCGAAGTCAGCAGCTGGTTTAGCTCTCCCGTTTCCCGCGCCGCGCCTCCCCGGAACGAGCTTGCCATCAAACTGGCGTTGGGGCTGACGCTTCCCGGCGTCGACGTCGGAGCCATCATCCAGGCCCAGCGAGGCGTTTCAATCCGGGCCCTGCAGGACTACACCAAGGCCCGGCGCGACACCGCGGCCCAGCACCGCCCGGCCGACACGGCGCGGCTTCTGGTCCTGGATTCGCTCATCTTCCAGACCGAGGCCGAAGTCCGCTGGCTCGATCTCTGTGAGGCCCGACTGATGCAGCTGGCCAATCCGCCGCGCTAG